In the Zestosphaera sp. genome, one interval contains:
- a CDS encoding iron-sulfur cluster assembly protein produces MSNNVREKVIETLKNIYDPEIPIDIWDLGLVYDLQVSEEGDVHVVMTLTAPGCPLANTLVMLVEDAIRSIDGVRNVTVDLTFNPPWDPKKMTPEGRELFKKLYGYDILEYWESIYGKKPTA; encoded by the coding sequence GTGAGTAACAACGTGAGAGAAAAAGTAATCGAAACACTGAAAAATATTTACGACCCAGAAATACCGATCGACATATGGGATCTAGGACTTGTGTACGACTTGCAAGTCAGCGAAGAGGGAGACGTTCACGTAGTAATGACTTTAACAGCGCCGGGATGCCCTCTAGCAAACACGTTAGTAATGCTCGTAGAAGACGCTATAAGAAGTATTGACGGCGTAAGAAACGTTACTGTAGACTTAACTTTCAACCCGCCGTGGGACCCTAAGAAGATGACTCCAGAAGGCAGAGAACTTTTTAAGAAGCTGTATGGCTACGACATACTAGAGTACTGGGAGAGCATTTACGGGAAAAAACCCACGGCTTAA
- a CDS encoding DUF4064 domain-containing protein, with protein sequence MSEKPTAAFVLSLISGILVLLTALIMFVAAGLLSSVSGEFPEVPGMPYPLELVGTWIAIIGVVGLVFGVLIIVGAVLIYSGNPGRVKTGSILVLIFSILSLFTVGGGFFIGFILGLIGGILGLTWKPPVRQEPSMSGLPQV encoded by the coding sequence GTGAGTGAGAAACCTACTGCAGCGTTTGTCTTATCATTAATTAGCGGGATATTAGTGCTTTTAACGGCTTTGATTATGTTCGTTGCAGCGGGTTTGCTGAGTTCGGTGAGTGGTGAGTTTCCAGAAGTTCCGGGAATGCCTTATCCGCTGGAACTCGTAGGGACTTGGATTGCGATTATTGGTGTTGTAGGTTTGGTTTTCGGGGTCTTGATTATAGTGGGGGCAGTCCTGATTTACTCGGGTAATCCGGGGAGAGTGAAGACTGGTTCTATCTTAGTATTGATCTTCTCGATCTTAAGTTTATTCACGGTGGGTGGCGGATTCTTCATAGGGTTTATACTGGGGTTAATCGGGGGTATACTAGGCCTTACTTGGAAGCCGCCTGTAAGGCAAGAGCCTTCTATGTCGGGGCTTCCGCAAGTATAG
- a CDS encoding aldehyde ferredoxin oxidoreductase family protein produces MCAHTLVDEYLSRVLYVDLTRKTFWIKNRPELFTRYLGGTGVATQLLKEELSPDVDPLSPENVVVLAVGVFTGVYPTASKVVAMFKSPLTGNLGESHAGGRAPVAIRMAGFGAIVIKGGSETPVYLSIHDGRVEFRDASALWGVRSSLTIGKVLREREPWPGLRSIMRIGRAGEMLVRYASVILETYRHFGRLGLGAVWGAKKLKAIVVGGKRDIPVVDISAYRRVYKELFDEITKSPAMQKYHDLGTSVNVLPLNKIGGLPTRNLTSNVFEGAEDVSGEAFAEYSLARRVACAHCPVACIHIAVIRERYPHEKYFYTTRYIGYDYEPIYSLGTMLGIRDREGLLRLIEEVDIVGLDAMSTGVALAWSTEAFKKGLISERDTIVKPEWGDWKTYIEMVKYLVTQPNDFYKTLAAGVKKASEVYGGSEFALVFGGNEMPGYHTGPGAHIGYLIGLRHSHLDNAGYSVDQKYVGKEYPRPQTLINELVEEEAWRQVLSSLVVCFFARGVYKPSIVSRALEPLGIKMSEEELKKLGIEIYKEKLKLKMRLGHRLEDLKPPKRIFETPSPFGSISEEYVREALNYYKEKVLNLLSS; encoded by the coding sequence ATGTGTGCTCACACGTTAGTTGATGAATACTTGAGTAGAGTACTCTACGTAGACTTAACTAGGAAGACTTTCTGGATTAAGAATAGGCCCGAGTTATTCACGAGATACTTAGGAGGGACTGGAGTCGCTACTCAGCTACTTAAGGAAGAGTTGAGTCCTGACGTCGACCCACTTAGTCCTGAAAACGTTGTTGTGCTGGCTGTGGGTGTCTTTACGGGGGTTTACCCAACGGCCTCTAAGGTTGTAGCGATGTTCAAGTCTCCCTTGACGGGTAATCTAGGCGAGTCTCATGCTGGGGGGAGAGCTCCAGTAGCTATAAGGATGGCCGGGTTTGGCGCGATAGTTATAAAAGGTGGTAGTGAGACGCCGGTATATCTATCGATTCATGACGGTAGGGTCGAGTTTAGAGACGCCAGTGCTTTATGGGGTGTGAGGAGTTCTCTTACTATAGGTAAGGTGTTGAGGGAGAGAGAGCCGTGGCCGGGGCTAAGGTCTATTATGAGGATTGGGAGGGCTGGAGAGATGCTTGTCAGGTACGCTTCAGTCATACTCGAGACGTACAGGCACTTCGGCAGGTTAGGTTTAGGAGCCGTATGGGGTGCTAAAAAACTTAAAGCTATTGTTGTGGGTGGTAAGAGAGATATCCCGGTAGTCGACATATCTGCTTACAGGAGGGTTTACAAGGAGTTGTTTGATGAAATCACTAAGAGTCCGGCAATGCAGAAATACCATGATTTGGGGACCTCCGTCAACGTGTTGCCCCTAAATAAGATAGGGGGATTGCCTACCAGGAACTTAACATCTAATGTTTTCGAAGGCGCTGAAGACGTGAGTGGTGAGGCTTTCGCTGAGTACTCACTAGCTAGGAGAGTTGCTTGTGCTCACTGTCCGGTAGCCTGCATTCATATAGCAGTCATAAGAGAGAGGTACCCGCACGAGAAGTACTTCTACACTACTAGGTACATAGGATACGATTACGAGCCTATATACTCTCTCGGCACAATGCTAGGAATTAGAGACAGGGAAGGTCTGCTTAGACTAATAGAAGAGGTAGACATAGTAGGTCTTGATGCCATGAGTACGGGAGTAGCACTAGCTTGGAGTACTGAGGCCTTCAAGAAAGGACTGATAAGCGAGAGAGACACGATAGTGAAGCCTGAGTGGGGTGATTGGAAGACATACATAGAAATGGTCAAATACCTGGTCACACAACCAAACGACTTCTACAAGACTCTGGCTGCGGGCGTTAAGAAAGCTTCTGAAGTTTATGGGGGTTCAGAATTCGCCTTAGTGTTCGGAGGTAACGAGATGCCCGGCTATCACACAGGACCTGGAGCACACATCGGGTACTTAATAGGGCTTAGACACAGCCACTTAGATAATGCGGGCTATTCAGTAGATCAGAAGTATGTGGGCAAGGAATACCCGCGTCCGCAGACATTAATAAACGAGTTAGTTGAGGAGGAGGCATGGAGGCAGGTCCTCTCATCTCTCGTAGTGTGTTTCTTTGCGAGAGGGGTTTATAAGCCCTCTATAGTTTCGAGAGCTCTCGAGCCTCTCGGAATAAAAATGAGTGAGGAAGAGTTGAAGAAGCTTGGTATTGAGATCTACAAAGAGAAACTTAAGCTCAAGATGAGGCTAGGGCACAGGCTAGAAGACCTCAAACCACCTAAGAGGATCTTTGAGACCCCATCACCCTTCGGTAGTATAAGTGAGGAGTACGTGAGAGAAGCTCTCAATTACTATAAAGAGAAAGTATTAAATCTCTTAAGTAGTTAA
- a CDS encoding 4Fe-4S binding protein has product MCAVVAAKLKRLIVVDPDLCVGCMSCMFACSRRFADAGLGYTAIHVRSVGGVERGFSVIVCRACKDPSCAKVCPTKALMLRRGGGVILNPNLCIGCGNCRSACPFGAVQWNVYLNKPVICTYCGYCVDFCPFGVLALEEVGP; this is encoded by the coding sequence TTGTGTGCTGTAGTTGCGGCTAAGCTTAAGAGACTTATCGTCGTAGACCCTGACTTATGTGTTGGTTGTATGTCTTGCATGTTTGCTTGCTCGCGTAGATTTGCTGACGCGGGGTTAGGTTACACGGCGATTCACGTGAGGAGTGTAGGGGGTGTTGAGAGAGGGTTTTCAGTTATCGTTTGTAGGGCTTGTAAAGACCCTTCATGTGCTAAGGTGTGCCCTACTAAGGCTCTCATGTTGAGGAGGGGAGGAGGCGTTATATTGAATCCTAACTTATGTATTGGATGCGGTAACTGCAGGAGTGCATGTCCTTTCGGGGCTGTTCAATGGAATGTTTACTTGAATAAGCCAGTCATATGCACTTACTGTGGTTACTGTGTTGATTTCTGTCCTTTCGGGGTCTTAGCTCTTGAGGAGGTTGGTCCTTGA
- the thrS gene encoding threonine--tRNA ligase: MLARAGLLLQYVVSRDVPWLRPAGCSVGEDGFKCDFISTSGEWPDEDLIRKVEKAIIELESSGSVTLAYAGEASDELVRLLGRNATYEINETEVFLESEVRPAENSVKAVLIKNISAHNPTRDVSLVRLIGVAFDNLSEYKEWVEYYEEAIKRDHRSLGQKLDLFGFYEEAGPGLVIYHPKGQIIREELMKLVKEINSRLGYSEVYTPHVYRSALWKISGHYDLYRDKMVLADVDGEEYGVKPMNCPGHILIYKSKTRSYRDLPIRLAEFGTVYRWEKRGELFGLLRVRGFTQDDGHAFVREDQVESEVGNILREVFNLLSLFGIVRENTRIYLSTKPEKYIGSDEAWDKATEALKRALEKLGIQYEVKEGEGAFYGPKIDVHFRDSLGRWWQCSTIQVDFALPERFNLEYVDSDGSKKRPVMIHRAILGSIERFMAIIIEEFEGRLPTWLSPTQVIVVPVSKEIAEYAAEVAEKLRNAGLRAVEDLSDETLQKKIKMAYEQAVPYVLVVGRRELTQKTVTVRGRGNLQANNVPLNIFIEELINEVRERALNQKALINILRKSSAKQPNL; the protein is encoded by the coding sequence GTGCTTGCGCGGGCAGGACTACTACTGCAGTACGTGGTCTCTAGAGACGTACCTTGGCTGAGGCCCGCGGGCTGTAGTGTGGGTGAAGACGGTTTTAAATGCGATTTCATATCAACCTCGGGCGAGTGGCCTGATGAGGACCTCATTAGGAAAGTAGAGAAAGCTATTATCGAGTTAGAGAGTTCTGGAAGCGTGACCCTCGCGTACGCTGGTGAAGCGAGTGATGAGCTTGTCAGACTGCTTGGGCGGAACGCCACTTACGAAATCAACGAGACCGAGGTCTTCTTAGAATCTGAGGTAAGACCTGCCGAAAACTCTGTTAAGGCAGTGTTGATAAAGAATATCTCCGCACATAATCCGACTAGAGACGTCAGTTTAGTCAGACTCATTGGCGTGGCTTTCGACAACTTGAGCGAGTATAAGGAGTGGGTTGAGTACTACGAGGAAGCTATCAAGAGAGACCACAGGAGTCTCGGGCAGAAACTAGACCTATTCGGCTTTTACGAGGAGGCAGGGCCTGGCCTAGTCATATACCATCCTAAAGGACAGATAATTAGAGAAGAACTGATGAAGTTAGTTAAAGAAATAAACAGTAGGTTAGGCTACAGCGAGGTCTACACACCTCACGTATACAGGTCAGCACTCTGGAAGATCAGCGGTCACTACGACCTCTACAGAGATAAGATGGTTTTAGCAGATGTTGACGGCGAGGAGTACGGCGTCAAGCCAATGAATTGTCCGGGCCATATCCTAATATACAAGAGCAAAACCAGAAGCTACAGAGACCTCCCTATAAGACTTGCTGAGTTCGGGACTGTGTATAGGTGGGAAAAGAGGGGGGAGTTATTCGGGCTACTCAGAGTTAGAGGTTTTACACAAGATGATGGGCACGCTTTCGTTAGAGAAGACCAGGTAGAGTCGGAAGTCGGAAACATACTCAGGGAAGTCTTCAACCTCCTCTCACTCTTCGGCATAGTTAGAGAAAACACTAGGATATACTTATCAACGAAACCAGAGAAATACATAGGTTCTGACGAGGCGTGGGATAAAGCAACCGAAGCACTCAAGCGAGCTCTCGAGAAGCTGGGCATCCAGTATGAGGTTAAAGAAGGTGAAGGAGCTTTCTACGGACCAAAAATAGATGTCCACTTCAGAGACTCTCTTGGTAGGTGGTGGCAATGCAGTACCATACAAGTAGATTTCGCACTGCCAGAGAGATTCAACCTAGAGTACGTAGACAGTGATGGGAGTAAGAAGAGGCCCGTAATGATACATAGGGCTATACTAGGAAGTATTGAGAGATTCATGGCTATAATCATTGAAGAATTTGAAGGCAGACTACCCACTTGGTTAAGTCCTACTCAGGTAATAGTAGTGCCGGTATCCAAAGAAATAGCTGAGTACGCCGCAGAAGTAGCTGAGAAGCTGAGGAACGCAGGACTCAGAGCTGTAGAAGACTTAAGTGACGAGACTCTACAAAAGAAAATAAAGATGGCTTACGAGCAGGCAGTACCTTACGTCTTAGTAGTTGGGCGTAGAGAATTAACGCAGAAGACAGTCACAGTCAGAGGTAGAGGTAACCTGCAAGCAAATAACGTACCTCTCAACATATTCATAGAAGAGTTGATCAATGAAGTACGAGAGAGAGCACTCAACCAGAAAGCACTAATAAACATCTTAAGAAAATCATCAGCTAAGCAACCGAATCTCTGA